Proteins from a genomic interval of Solea solea chromosome 10, fSolSol10.1, whole genome shotgun sequence:
- the cygb2 gene encoding cytoglobin-2, giving the protein MSRRESPPPPPSPPPPAPPQLLGVQRGQVDREDRPERAEPLSDTEREIIQDTWGQVYKSCDDVGVSVLIRFFVNFPSAKQYFSQFQEMEDPEEMERSTQLRHHARRVMNAINTVVENLHDPEKVSSVLALVGKAHAIKHKVEPMYFKILSGVLLEVLSEDFPEFFTAEVQMVWAKLMGAVYWHVTGAYTEVGWLQVSSSAV; this is encoded by the exons ATGTCTCGCCGGGAGTCTCCACCACCGCCGCcctctccacctccacctgcaCCTCCGCAGCTGCTGGGAGTGCAGAGGGGACAGGTGGACCGTGAGGACCGTCCGGAGCGCGCGGAGCCACTGTCCGACACAGAGCGGGAGATCATCCAGGACACATGGGGACAGGTCTACAAGAGCTGTGACGATGTAGGAGTGTCTGTGCTCATaag GTTCTTTGTGAATTTCCCATCAGCCAAACAGTACTTCAGCCAGTTCCAGGAAATGGAGGATCCAGAGGAGATGGAGCGAAGCACTCAACTTCGGCACCATGCCCGCAGGGTGATGAACGCCATCAATACTGTGGTGGAGAATCTCCACGACCCTGAGAAAGTGTCGTCAGTGCTGGCTCTGGTGGGAAAGGCCCACGCTATCAAACACAAGGTGGAACCCATGTATTTCAAG ATCCTGAGTGGCGTGCTGCTGGAGGTGTTGTCTGAAGACTTCCCAGAATTCTTTACGGCAGAGGTGCAGATGGTGTGGGCCAAACTGATGGGGGCAGTGTACTGGCACGTGACAGGGGCGTACACGGAGGTGGGGTGGCTCCAGGTCTCCAGCTCCGCCGTGTGA